TGACGATGAACCTATTTATCTGCCCGCCGATGACGAATTTCCCTATCATCGGGTGATTTTTGCCCATGGATATTATGCCAGCGGAATGCATGAGATCTCGCATTGGTGTATTGCCGGTGAAGAGCGGCGCAAGTTGGTCGATTTTGGTTATTGGTACTGCCCGGACGGGCGAGATGCATTAACTCAGAGCCAGTTTGAAGTGGTTGAGATCAAACCACAGGCACTGGAATGGATGTTCTGTGTAGCGGCGGGGTTCCCTTTTAACGTCAGTTGCGACAACCTGGAGGGGGATTGTGAGCCGGATCGCATCACATTCCAGCGCAAAGTGCGCGAACAAGTATTGTGGAATTTAGAAAACGGTATACCCACACGACCTGCGGGCTTTATTCAGGCACTACAATCGTTTTACAATACGCCGCCGTTGGTAGCCGAGCTTTTCCCTTACCCGGAAGATCTCGTGTAGCTTACCGCCTGGCTGCAACGCCATTATTTTTGGATATAGAATATAACCCAATAGATTTCAAGGTGTAGGAAGGCGGCAAGCAAGATACAAATTGATTGTATTTTGAACAATGCTTGTGCTGGCCCACAAGGTGAGCCTCTGATGAGGTTCATAATCCCGACGGTAAGTGATTCGGGTTAACGGGGCTGCCAACACACCTGCGGTTTGAAATATGGCGGGTTATTGAGGAAAATTGATGATCGCAGAGTTCGAAACGCACATATTAGCGCAGATTGATGACATGGTAGAGCACGCCAGTGATGATGATTTATTTGCCGGAGGCTATCTGCGCGGCCATCTGACTCTGGCCGTAGCTGAATCTGAAGAGTTTGGTGAACATACGGCTGAGCAGCTACATGCCCGCGTGCAGACCAGCCTGGAAAAGGCGATCAAAGCCGGTGAGCTTTCCCCACCGGATCAGGTTTTGGTCTTGGGCTTGTGGGATCGTTTACTTGAGCAAGCTATCAAATAGCTTCCATTGCTGAAGTCGCAGGGGTTTAGCCAGATCCGTTACTTGGCTTCACCTCTGCGATTCTAGTGATTTTGACGCCGCTGCAAGTCACCCCGCCGCGCTTAAGATAACGTCGCAACGCGCTGTTGTACCGGCCTGCCTTTCAGCAATTTTCGAATCCAAAATCGATTAGGATTGAGTGCCGCCAGCGTTGGTGCATCTAATGGCTGCGGTTCCCCGAACATTTGTGCCGCCAGAATTTCTGCCACCAATGGCGCACTGCACAAGCCCCGTGACCCCAAAGCCCCCACCATGAATAATTCCGGCCATACCGGTGCTGGCGCTATCTCATCACCACGCTGAATTTTGCGCGGCAGATCCTGATATTGTGCCAGTGTTGCAGCATAATCTGGGACTGCGCCCACCATCGGCAAGTGATCACGAATAGCGCAACGCACCCCGCAGCGCGCTTGATTATCACTGATATCAACCTGGTGCGGCCACTTAACGTGCGGCAGGCAACGTAACAGGCGATCCCGATTCTCTTGTTGTTCATCGGCACGAAAATCAGTGGCAATATCGCCGCGCTGATAACTGGCCCCAATACAATGATGCTGATTAGCCGGAT
The sequence above is drawn from the Yersinia intermedia genome and encodes:
- a CDS encoding YfcL family protein, which encodes MIAEFETHILAQIDDMVEHASDDDLFAGGYLRGHLTLAVAESEEFGEHTAEQLHARVQTSLEKAIKAGELSPPDQVLVLGLWDRLLEQAIK
- a CDS encoding elongation factor P hydroxylase, with amino-acid sequence MTHDYQQLIDVFNACFSDQYNTRLVKGDDEPIYLPADDEFPYHRVIFAHGYYASGMHEISHWCIAGEERRKLVDFGYWYCPDGRDALTQSQFEVVEIKPQALEWMFCVAAGFPFNVSCDNLEGDCEPDRITFQRKVREQVLWNLENGIPTRPAGFIQALQSFYNTPPLVAELFPYPEDLV